A genomic window from Pantoea alhagi includes:
- a CDS encoding MGMT family protein: MDNDSFSQRVIQVIAAIPFGTVATYGDVARLAGSPRAARQVGGLLKRLPADSRLPWYRIINRHGQISLQGDDLLRQRDALEAEGIEISDAGEVDLARYRWQW; this comes from the coding sequence ATGGACAATGACTCTTTCTCTCAGCGTGTGATACAGGTTATCGCCGCTATTCCCTTTGGCACCGTTGCTACCTATGGCGACGTGGCGCGTCTGGCTGGCTCGCCGCGTGCAGCGCGTCAGGTTGGCGGATTATTAAAGCGTCTGCCTGCCGATAGTCGCCTGCCCTGGTACCGGATTATTAACCGCCACGGACAGATATCTCTTCAGGGGGATGATTTGCTGCGGCAGCGTGATGCGCTGGAAGCGGAAGGAATTGAAATCAGCGATGCCGGAGAAGTTGATCTGGCGCGTTACCGATGGCAATGGTAA
- a CDS encoding YbaY family lipoprotein encodes MKFWHVMSGATLAVALAGCADKSANIPVPTPGAELAGQPVIAQPNVSGSIYIRQNVALPPDAALTVTLSDASLANAPAKVLAQRVVLTEGKQAPFRFTLPFNPADIQPDARILLSAAITQDNKVIFMTESVKPAINSGGTKIDLTLVPATSVAMPTRSGAATTVPSTSPTQVTPSSSIPAPTSF; translated from the coding sequence ATGAAATTCTGGCATGTAATGAGCGGAGCAACGCTGGCCGTTGCCCTTGCAGGTTGTGCAGATAAAAGTGCAAATATTCCCGTTCCCACGCCGGGCGCAGAGTTAGCTGGACAACCCGTTATTGCCCAACCAAACGTGAGCGGTTCCATCTATATCCGGCAAAATGTGGCGTTACCGCCGGACGCAGCATTAACGGTAACTCTTTCAGACGCATCCCTGGCGAATGCTCCGGCCAAAGTGCTGGCGCAGCGCGTGGTTCTTACCGAGGGCAAACAGGCGCCTTTCCGTTTTACCTTGCCCTTTAACCCGGCCGATATTCAGCCTGACGCGCGCATTCTCTTAAGCGCAGCGATCACTCAGGATAATAAGGTTATTTTTATGACCGAATCGGTTAAACCGGCAATCAATAGTGGCGGAACAAAAATCGACTTAACCCTGGTTCCGGCTACATCGGTTGCTATGCCGACCCGCAGTGGCGCAGCGACGACCGTTCCGTCTACGTCGCCGACTCAGGTTACGCCATCCTCATCAATACCTGCACCAACCAGCTTCTGA
- the tesB gene encoding acyl-CoA thioesterase II, whose product MSQALKNLLNLLQLEKLEEGLFRGQSEDLGLRQVFGGQVVGQALHAAKHTVPVERNIHSFHSYFLRPGDSQKAIIYDVETLRDGYSFSARRVAAIQNGQPIFYMTASFQAPESGFEHQKPMPDVPGPEGLPSETEIAQRLAAMIPEKVRAKFLAEKPLDIRPVTFHNPLKGHVDAPTRQVWLRANGAMPDDARIHQYLLGYASDLNFLPVALQPHGKGFLEPGMQVATIDHSMWFHRAVDLNQWLLYSVESTSASGARGFVRGEFYTREGVLVASTVQEGVMRQRS is encoded by the coding sequence ATGAGCCAGGCATTAAAAAATCTCCTTAACCTGTTGCAGCTGGAAAAACTTGAGGAAGGTCTGTTTCGCGGCCAAAGCGAGGATTTAGGTCTGCGCCAGGTCTTTGGCGGGCAGGTTGTGGGGCAGGCGCTGCATGCCGCCAAGCACACCGTGCCTGTCGAAAGGAATATCCACTCTTTCCACAGCTATTTTCTGCGACCGGGTGATAGCCAGAAAGCGATTATTTATGATGTCGAAACGCTGCGGGATGGCTACAGCTTCAGCGCGCGCCGCGTTGCCGCTATTCAAAATGGCCAACCTATTTTTTACATGACCGCCTCCTTCCAGGCACCGGAAAGCGGCTTTGAGCATCAAAAACCGATGCCTGATGTTCCCGGTCCGGAGGGGCTGCCCAGCGAAACGGAGATCGCCCAACGGCTGGCCGCCATGATCCCGGAAAAGGTGCGCGCAAAGTTCCTTGCCGAAAAGCCATTAGATATCCGCCCGGTGACCTTCCACAATCCGTTAAAAGGTCATGTCGATGCGCCAACGCGCCAGGTGTGGCTACGCGCTAACGGTGCAATGCCTGACGACGCGCGTATCCATCAATATTTGCTGGGCTACGCTTCCGATCTGAACTTTCTTCCGGTTGCGTTACAGCCTCACGGCAAAGGTTTTCTGGAGCCAGGAATGCAGGTTGCCACCATCGATCACTCTATGTGGTTTCACCGTGCGGTGGATTTGAATCAGTGGCTGTTATACAGCGTAGAAAGCACGTCGGCTTCCGGGGCGCGCGGCTTTGTACGTGGAGAGTTTTATACCCGGGAAGGCGTGTTAGTTGCTTCCACGGTGCAGGAAGGCGTAATGCGTCAGCGCAGTTGA
- the amtB gene encoding ammonium transporter AmtB, with product MNKLMTKGLAGLALLPSLAMAAPAVADKADNAFMMICTALVLFMTIPGIALFYGGLIRAKNVLSLLTQVSVTFAMVCVIWVLYGYSLAFSEGNAFFGGLDWLMLKNISLTALSGTIYQYIHVVFQASFACITVGLIVGSIAERIRFSAVLIFVVIWLTLAYLPIAHMVWAGGFLAQDGALDFAGGTVVHINAAVAGLVGAYLVGKRAGFGKEAFKPHNLPMVFTGTAILYVGWFGFNAGSAAAANEIAALAFLNTVVATAGAVLSWTFGEWALRGKPSLLGASSGFIAGLVAITPACGYVGVGGALLIGLIGGLGGLWGVTVLKKWLRVDDPCDVFGVHGVCGIIGCILTGVFASSSLGGVGYAEGVTMGHQIWVQLFSVILTIIWTGVVAFIGFKVADMLVGLRVPEEQEREGLDVNSHGENAYNQ from the coding sequence ATGAATAAATTAATGACCAAAGGCCTCGCTGGCCTGGCGCTGTTACCATCGCTGGCGATGGCGGCTCCTGCCGTTGCGGATAAGGCGGATAACGCCTTTATGATGATTTGCACCGCGCTGGTGCTGTTTATGACAATTCCCGGGATAGCGCTCTTTTATGGTGGCCTGATCCGCGCTAAAAACGTTCTGTCACTGCTGACGCAGGTCTCTGTGACCTTCGCCATGGTGTGCGTAATCTGGGTGCTGTATGGCTACTCCCTGGCATTTAGCGAAGGTAACGCCTTTTTCGGCGGCCTGGACTGGCTGATGCTAAAAAATATCAGCCTGACAGCATTAAGCGGTACCATTTATCAGTACATTCATGTGGTCTTTCAGGCCTCTTTCGCCTGTATTACCGTTGGACTGATTGTCGGCTCTATTGCCGAGCGCATTCGCTTCTCAGCCGTACTGATCTTTGTGGTTATCTGGCTGACGCTGGCTTACCTGCCTATTGCTCACATGGTCTGGGCGGGCGGTTTCCTGGCGCAGGATGGCGCGCTCGATTTTGCTGGCGGAACCGTGGTTCATATCAACGCCGCCGTTGCCGGCCTGGTGGGTGCTTATCTGGTAGGTAAACGCGCGGGCTTTGGCAAAGAGGCATTCAAACCGCATAACCTGCCGATGGTATTCACCGGCACGGCGATCCTCTATGTTGGCTGGTTTGGTTTTAACGCAGGCTCAGCGGCGGCGGCCAACGAGATTGCTGCGCTGGCCTTCCTGAACACCGTGGTAGCCACAGCAGGTGCCGTACTCTCCTGGACCTTTGGCGAATGGGCGCTGCGTGGAAAGCCTTCGCTGCTTGGTGCCAGTTCTGGCTTTATTGCAGGACTGGTGGCGATTACGCCTGCCTGTGGCTACGTTGGCGTTGGCGGTGCGCTGCTGATTGGTCTGATTGGCGGCCTTGGCGGCCTGTGGGGCGTCACGGTCCTGAAAAAATGGCTGCGCGTGGATGACCCGTGCGATGTGTTCGGCGTACACGGCGTTTGCGGCATTATTGGCTGCATCCTCACCGGCGTATTCGCCTCCTCTTCACTGGGCGGCGTTGGTTACGCTGAGGGCGTCACCATGGGCCATCAGATTTGGGTACAGCTGTTTAGTGTGATTTTAACAATCATCTGGACCGGCGTGGTGGCCTTTATAGGTTTCAAAGTCGCAGATATGCTGGTAGGACTGCGTGTGCCGGAAGAGCAGGAGCGTGAAGGGCTTGATGTTAACAGCCACGGCGAGAATGCTTATAATCAGTAA
- the glnK gene encoding P-II family nitrogen regulator, producing MKLVTVVIKPFKLEDVREALSSIGIQGLTVTEVKGFGRQKGHAELYRGAEYSVNFLPKVKIDIAIADDQLDEVVDVISKAAYTGKIGDGKIFVAELQRVIRIRTGETDEAAL from the coding sequence ATGAAGCTGGTTACCGTTGTCATCAAGCCGTTCAAACTGGAGGATGTGCGCGAAGCGCTCTCTTCTATCGGCATCCAGGGATTGACCGTCACAGAGGTCAAGGGATTTGGTCGTCAAAAAGGCCACGCTGAACTCTATCGTGGCGCTGAATATAGCGTGAATTTTCTGCCGAAAGTCAAAATCGATATCGCCATTGCTGACGATCAACTGGATGAGGTGGTCGATGTGATCAGTAAGGCGGCCTATACCGGCAAAATTGGCGACGGCAAAATCTTTGTTGCGGAGCTGCAACGCGTTATCCGTATTCGCACCGGTGAAACTGACGAAGCCGCTCTTTAA
- a CDS encoding SmdB family multidrug efflux ABC transporter permease/ATP-binding protein: MADTRKLWPTLKRLLAYGKPWRKALSLAVLMLWIAAAAEVLGPVLIGYFIDHFIAQHQMPIGLAIGLACAFILLQGLAALLHYWQALLFNQAAVGVVQRLRSDVMDAALRQPLSAFDQQPVGQIISRVTNDTEVIKDLWVTVVATVLRSAALVGAMLIAMFSLDWRMALVAVVIFPLVFTVMLIYQRYSTPIVRRVRSYLADINNGFNEVINGMSVIQQFRQQARFGERIGEASRSHYLARMETLRLDGFLLRPLLSLFSAAILCGLLMLFSFSSVGVFEVGVLYAFISYLGRLNEPLIELTTQQSMLQQAIVAGERIFELMDAPRQHYGQEDRPLQSGRIDIEHLSFAYRDGRNVLEDISLQVPSRSFVALVGHTGSGKSTLASLMMGYYPVKQGRICLDGRPLEQFSHQALRQGVAMVQQDPVVLADSFFANVTLGRDISEQAVWEALEAVQLAELARGLSDGIHTRLNEQGNNLSVGQKQLLALARVLVAEPQILILDEATANIDSGTEQAIQRALQQVRKKTTLVVIAHRLSTITEADTILVLHRGQAVERGTHTELLAQQGRYWQMYQLQQVGSELTMGITEGA; encoded by the coding sequence ATGGCTGATACCAGAAAACTTTGGCCGACGCTGAAAAGGCTGCTCGCCTACGGCAAACCCTGGCGTAAAGCGCTCTCGCTGGCGGTATTGATGCTATGGATCGCTGCCGCTGCCGAAGTGCTGGGCCCGGTGCTGATTGGCTATTTTATCGATCATTTTATTGCGCAGCATCAGATGCCCATTGGGCTGGCAATTGGCCTGGCCTGTGCGTTTATTTTGCTGCAGGGGCTGGCGGCGCTGCTGCATTACTGGCAGGCGTTATTGTTTAACCAGGCGGCAGTAGGGGTTGTTCAGCGCCTGCGATCTGATGTGATGGATGCGGCTTTGCGTCAGCCGCTCAGCGCCTTTGACCAGCAGCCGGTGGGCCAGATTATTTCACGCGTGACCAATGATACTGAAGTCATAAAAGATCTCTGGGTTACGGTTGTCGCGACCGTGTTGCGCAGCGCGGCGCTGGTTGGCGCAATGCTGATCGCCATGTTTAGCCTGGACTGGCGCATGGCGCTGGTAGCGGTGGTCATTTTCCCGCTGGTGTTCACTGTGATGCTGATCTATCAACGCTACAGTACGCCGATTGTTCGGCGGGTTCGCAGCTATCTGGCCGACATCAATAATGGCTTTAATGAAGTCATCAACGGCATGAGCGTTATTCAGCAGTTTCGTCAACAGGCACGATTTGGTGAGCGGATAGGGGAGGCCAGTCGATCGCACTATCTGGCGCGCATGGAGACGTTAAGGCTGGACGGCTTTCTGTTGCGTCCCTTGCTCAGCCTGTTTTCAGCGGCCATTTTGTGCGGTTTGCTGATGCTGTTTAGTTTCTCGTCGGTTGGCGTATTTGAGGTTGGCGTGCTGTATGCCTTCATCAGCTACCTGGGACGGCTAAATGAACCGCTAATTGAATTGACCACACAGCAGTCGATGCTGCAGCAGGCGATTGTTGCTGGCGAGCGTATTTTTGAGCTAATGGATGCGCCGCGGCAGCATTACGGTCAGGAAGATCGGCCTTTGCAAAGTGGCCGCATCGATATTGAACATCTCAGTTTTGCCTATCGTGACGGGCGCAATGTGCTGGAGGACATTTCACTTCAGGTTCCTTCACGCAGCTTTGTCGCCCTTGTCGGCCATACCGGCAGCGGTAAGAGTACGCTTGCCAGCCTGATGATGGGCTACTATCCAGTGAAGCAGGGACGCATTTGTCTGGATGGGCGTCCGCTGGAGCAGTTCAGCCATCAGGCGCTGCGTCAGGGGGTGGCAATGGTTCAACAGGATCCAGTGGTGCTGGCCGATAGCTTCTTCGCCAATGTGACGCTGGGGCGTGATATCAGCGAACAGGCGGTATGGGAGGCGCTGGAAGCGGTTCAGCTGGCAGAGCTGGCACGCGGCCTCTCTGACGGCATCCATACGCGCCTTAATGAACAGGGTAATAATCTGTCGGTAGGGCAGAAGCAGCTGCTGGCGCTGGCGCGTGTCCTGGTTGCCGAACCGCAGATCCTTATTCTGGATGAGGCGACAGCCAATATCGATTCCGGCACCGAGCAGGCAATTCAGCGTGCCCTGCAGCAAGTCAGAAAGAAAACCACGCTGGTCGTCATTGCGCACCGCCTTTCTACCATTACCGAAGCGGATACGATTCTGGTGTTACATCGGGGACAGGCCGTTGAGCGCGGCACGCATACTGAACTACTGGCGCAGCAGGGGCGCTACTGGCAAATGTATCAGCTGCAGCAGGTAGGCAGTGAGCTGACAATGGGCATTACCGAAGGAGCCTGA
- a CDS encoding SmdA family multidrug ABC transporter permease/ATP-binding protein produces MRLFSQLSWYFLREWRRYLGAVSLLIVIAILQLLPPKIVGIIVDGVTLHRLSAGSIMMWIGIMLVTALVVYLLRYVWRVLLFGASYQLAVELREDFYRQLSRQHPEFYLRHRTGDLIARATNDVDRVVFAAGEGVLTLVDSLVMGCAVLIVMSTQISWQLTLLALVPMPVMALMIKRYGTQLHQRFKLAQGAFSSLNDQAQESLTSIRMVKAFGLEDHQSRQFAAIAADAGEKNLRVARVDARFDPTIYIAIGLSNLLAVGGGSWLVWHQQMTLGQLTSFVMYLGLMIWPMLALAWMFNIVERGSAAWSRIRSLLSEAPAVADGSKILPEGRGVLQVAIREFSYPGNAQPALRNLNFNLRPGQMLGLCGPTGAGKSTLLSLIQRHFDISQGDIRYHGIPLTQLRIDSWRGRLAVVNQTPFLFSDTVANNIALGRPGASRDEIERAAKLASVHEDILRLPQGYETEVGERGVMLSGGQKQRISIARALLLNAEILILDDALSAVDGRTEHQILHNLRRWGQGRTVIISAHRLSALTEASEILVMQHGVVAQRGKHNALLQQKGWYSDMYRYQQLEAALSEDEDSRSSEEKQHG; encoded by the coding sequence GTGCGATTGTTTAGCCAGTTAAGTTGGTATTTTCTTCGTGAGTGGCGGCGCTATCTTGGCGCAGTTTCTCTGTTGATCGTCATTGCGATTTTGCAGCTACTGCCGCCTAAAATCGTGGGCATTATTGTGGATGGCGTAACGCTACATCGCCTGAGCGCTGGCTCAATCATGATGTGGATTGGCATCATGCTGGTAACCGCGCTGGTGGTCTATCTGCTGCGCTACGTCTGGCGTGTACTCTTGTTTGGCGCCTCCTATCAGCTAGCGGTAGAGCTGCGGGAAGATTTTTACCGTCAGCTAAGTCGTCAGCATCCGGAGTTCTACCTGCGTCACCGTACCGGCGATCTTATCGCGCGGGCGACCAATGATGTTGACCGCGTTGTTTTTGCTGCCGGTGAAGGGGTACTGACGCTGGTGGACTCGCTGGTGATGGGCTGCGCGGTACTAATTGTGATGAGCACGCAAATCAGCTGGCAGCTCACGCTGCTGGCGCTGGTGCCGATGCCGGTTATGGCGCTGATGATCAAGCGTTACGGCACGCAGCTGCATCAGCGTTTCAAGCTGGCGCAGGGGGCATTTTCCTCCCTCAACGATCAGGCGCAGGAAAGCCTGACCAGCATCCGCATGGTGAAAGCCTTCGGCCTTGAGGATCATCAGTCCCGGCAGTTTGCGGCGATAGCGGCGGACGCCGGTGAGAAAAACCTGCGCGTGGCGCGGGTGGACGCCCGCTTTGATCCTACGATCTATATCGCGATTGGCTTATCTAATTTGCTGGCGGTTGGCGGTGGCAGCTGGTTGGTCTGGCATCAGCAGATGACGCTGGGCCAGTTAACCAGTTTTGTTATGTATCTGGGCCTGATGATCTGGCCAATGCTGGCGCTGGCGTGGATGTTTAACATTGTTGAGCGCGGCAGCGCGGCGTGGAGCCGTATTCGTTCGCTGCTGTCAGAAGCGCCGGCGGTGGCAGACGGCAGTAAGATATTGCCGGAAGGACGCGGCGTGCTGCAGGTGGCAATCCGCGAATTCAGCTATCCAGGCAACGCGCAGCCTGCGCTGCGCAACCTGAATTTTAATCTCAGGCCTGGACAGATGCTGGGCCTGTGCGGCCCAACCGGGGCGGGAAAAAGCACGCTGCTGAGTCTGATTCAGCGCCATTTCGATATCTCTCAGGGCGATATTCGCTATCACGGTATCCCGCTGACGCAGCTGCGGATTGATAGCTGGCGCGGGCGGCTGGCGGTGGTGAATCAAACGCCGTTTCTGTTTTCCGATACGGTAGCGAACAATATTGCGCTGGGGCGTCCCGGTGCCAGTCGCGATGAGATTGAACGCGCCGCTAAGCTGGCAAGCGTTCATGAAGATATTCTGCGCCTGCCGCAGGGATATGAAACCGAAGTGGGCGAACGCGGCGTGATGCTTTCCGGCGGTCAGAAGCAGCGTATCTCTATCGCGCGCGCCCTGCTGTTGAATGCCGAAATTCTGATACTGGATGATGCGCTTTCGGCAGTGGATGGGCGTACCGAGCATCAAATTTTGCATAACCTGCGTCGCTGGGGACAGGGGCGAACGGTGATCATCAGCGCTCATCGCCTGTCGGCGCTTACCGAAGCCAGTGAAATTCTGGTTATGCAGCACGGCGTTGTGGCGCAGCGTGGCAAGCATAACGCACTGTTACAGCAGAAGGGCTGGTATAGCGATATGTATCGTTATCAGCAGCTGGAAGCCGCGTTGAGTGAGGATGAAGATAGCCGCAGCAGTGAGGAGAAACAGCATGGCTGA
- a CDS encoding Lrp/AsnC family transcriptional regulator, whose translation MLDKIDRKLLALLQKDCTLSLQALADAVNLTTTPCWKRLKKLEDEGIIRGRVALLDSEKLGLGLTAFMLIKTQQHNREWYQEFVSVVQGQPEVMAFYRMAGEYDYLLRIQVADMKQYDALYKRLVNGVSGLIDVTSSFAMEEIKYTTALPVEP comes from the coding sequence GTGTTAGATAAAATCGATCGCAAGCTGCTGGCGTTGCTGCAGAAAGACTGCACACTGTCGCTACAGGCGCTAGCCGATGCCGTTAATCTCACTACCACGCCCTGCTGGAAACGGCTTAAGAAGCTGGAGGATGAGGGCATCATTCGCGGGCGCGTCGCGCTGCTGGATAGTGAAAAGCTAGGGCTGGGATTAACGGCCTTTATGCTGATTAAAACACAACAGCATAACCGGGAGTGGTATCAGGAGTTTGTTAGCGTGGTACAGGGCCAGCCCGAAGTCATGGCGTTTTATCGCATGGCAGGCGAATATGATTATCTGTTACGCATTCAGGTGGCCGATATGAAACAGTATGATGCGCTCTATAAGCGTCTGGTCAACGGCGTTAGCGGCCTGATTGATGTGACCTCCAGTTTTGCCATGGAAGAGATAAAATACACCACGGCATTACCTGTTGAACCCTGA
- a CDS encoding PLP-dependent cysteine synthase family protein has product MSSQWVKYAINEINADFQRSAETHLIRFTLPQFPGIWFYLKDESTHPTGSLKHRLARSLFLYGLCNGWIKPGTTIVEASSGSTAVSEAYFSRLLGLPFIAVMPASTARRKVEQITFYGGQCHFVNDPCAIYEESERLARDLNGHFMDQFTYAERATDWRGNNNIAESIFRQMASEPFPVPDTIVMSAGTGGTSATIGRYLRYQGHATHLLVVDPENSVFHDYWHTRDKALRNISGSRIEGIGRPRVEPSFIPDVIDEMLRVPDAASAAAMHYLAQILGRKPGASTGTNFWGAIQVAQRMRQQQREGAIVTLLCDSGERYLDTWYDPHWVENRVGNLTPWLEQMRS; this is encoded by the coding sequence ATGAGCAGCCAGTGGGTTAAATACGCGATTAATGAAATCAATGCGGATTTTCAGCGCTCCGCCGAAACACATCTGATTCGGTTTACGCTACCCCAGTTTCCGGGCATCTGGTTTTATCTTAAAGATGAAAGCACGCATCCAACCGGCAGTTTAAAGCACCGCCTGGCCCGCTCCCTGTTTCTCTATGGCCTGTGTAACGGCTGGATTAAACCCGGTACCACGATTGTCGAAGCCTCATCTGGCAGCACTGCCGTTTCCGAAGCTTATTTTTCACGTCTGCTTGGCCTGCCGTTTATTGCCGTGATGCCTGCCAGCACTGCGCGCCGTAAAGTTGAACAGATTACCTTTTATGGCGGTCAGTGCCACTTTGTTAACGATCCCTGCGCCATTTATGAAGAATCTGAAAGGCTGGCGCGCGATCTTAACGGTCATTTTATGGATCAGTTTACCTACGCCGAACGCGCTACCGACTGGCGCGGCAATAATAATATTGCAGAAAGCATCTTTCGACAGATGGCCAGCGAACCTTTTCCTGTGCCGGATACGATTGTTATGTCTGCCGGCACCGGCGGCACCTCAGCCACGATTGGACGCTATTTACGTTATCAGGGACATGCTACGCATTTACTGGTGGTGGACCCGGAAAACTCTGTGTTCCATGATTACTGGCATACGCGCGATAAAGCCTTGCGTAACATCAGCGGCAGTCGTATCGAGGGAATTGGTCGTCCACGCGTCGAGCCCTCTTTTATACCTGATGTTATTGACGAGATGCTACGCGTTCCCGATGCAGCTTCCGCCGCCGCAATGCACTATCTGGCCCAGATCCTTGGACGTAAACCGGGCGCCTCTACCGGCACCAACTTCTGGGGTGCGATTCAGGTTGCACAGCGGATGCGCCAGCAGCAGCGAGAAGGCGCTATTGTGACGCTACTCTGCGACAGCGGCGAGCGCTATCTGGATACCTGGTATGATCCGCACTGGGTTGAAAATCGGGTGGGCAACCTGACGCCATGGCTGGAGCAAATGCGTAGTTAA
- the queC gene encoding 7-cyano-7-deazaguanine synthase QueC, with translation MKRAVVVFSGGQDSTTCLIQALAQYDEVHCVTFDYGQRHRQEIDVARELAMRLGARAHKVLDVTLLNELAISSLTRDNIPVPQYDASASGLPSTFVPGRNILFLTLASIYAYQVEAEAVITGVCETDFSGYPDCRDEFVKALNHAVELGMARAVRFETPLMWLNKAETWALADYWQQLPLVRQDTLTCYNGIKGDGCGECAACHLRANGLKSYQDDPAAVMLSMQQKTGLG, from the coding sequence ATGAAACGAGCAGTGGTAGTTTTCAGCGGCGGGCAGGATTCCACAACCTGCCTGATTCAGGCATTAGCGCAATATGACGAAGTTCACTGCGTTACCTTCGATTATGGTCAGCGCCATCGTCAGGAGATCGATGTTGCGCGCGAACTGGCAATGCGGCTTGGCGCTCGCGCTCATAAGGTGCTGGACGTTACGTTGCTGAACGAGCTGGCGATCAGCAGCCTGACACGCGATAACATTCCGGTACCGCAATATGACGCCAGCGCCAGCGGTTTGCCCAGCACCTTTGTGCCGGGACGCAATATTCTTTTTCTTACTCTGGCTTCAATTTATGCTTATCAGGTTGAGGCTGAGGCAGTGATTACCGGCGTTTGCGAGACGGATTTCTCTGGCTATCCGGACTGTCGCGATGAGTTTGTCAAAGCGTTAAATCACGCCGTCGAACTGGGTATGGCGCGCGCCGTACGATTTGAAACGCCGCTGATGTGGCTGAATAAAGCAGAGACCTGGGCGCTGGCGGACTACTGGCAGCAGTTGCCTTTGGTTCGTCAGGATACGCTGACCTGTTATAACGGTATCAAGGGTGACGGCTGCGGTGAGTGCGCTGCCTGTCATTTGCGGGCAAACGGGCTAAAAAGCTATCAGGACGATCCCGCCGCCGTAATGCTCAGCATGCAGCAGAAAACCGGATTAGGTTAA
- a CDS encoding YbgC/FadM family acyl-CoA thioesterase, whose product MQTLIKVRGYHLDVYQHVNNARYLEFLEEARWEWLEKLNAFHWLMENKLAFVVVNININYRRPALLGHVLCINSRLLQLNSKSGVIGQEVTLEEDGSAIADATLTFVCIDLKTQKALPLEGELLARMEALLS is encoded by the coding sequence ATGCAGACTCTGATAAAAGTACGTGGCTATCATCTGGATGTTTATCAACATGTTAATAATGCGCGCTACCTGGAGTTTCTGGAAGAGGCGCGCTGGGAATGGCTGGAGAAGCTAAACGCATTCCACTGGCTCATGGAAAACAAGCTGGCCTTTGTAGTGGTAAATATCAATATTAATTACCGCCGCCCGGCGTTGCTGGGCCATGTGCTCTGTATTAATAGTCGGCTACTGCAGCTAAACAGCAAAAGCGGAGTGATAGGTCAGGAGGTGACGCTGGAAGAGGATGGTTCTGCGATTGCCGATGCAACTTTGACCTTTGTCTGTATTGATCTGAAAACGCAAAAAGCGTTGCCGCTGGAGGGAGAATTGCTTGCGCGAATGGAGGCGCTACTTAGTTAA
- a CDS encoding ComEA family DNA-binding protein: protein MHKNFLSALCLSLTMSAFCWTLTVPGALAVRESDSAIPAAASTVNSSRTESADKPQAAETTVSINSASAQELAAVMNGVGLKKAEAIVSYRQQFGPFTELEQLKEVPGMGSTLVERNLSRLKL from the coding sequence ATGCATAAGAATTTTCTTTCAGCGCTCTGCTTATCATTAACCATGAGCGCCTTCTGCTGGACATTGACGGTTCCGGGCGCGCTGGCAGTCAGGGAGAGCGATAGCGCTATTCCAGCAGCGGCCAGCACGGTTAACTCATCCCGGACGGAAAGCGCCGACAAACCACAGGCAGCAGAAACCACGGTGAGCATCAACAGCGCATCGGCACAGGAGCTGGCTGCGGTAATGAACGGGGTCGGGTTAAAAAAAGCGGAAGCGATCGTGAGCTATCGCCAGCAGTTTGGACCCTTTACGGAACTGGAGCAGCTAAAAGAGGTGCCGGGGATGGGCAGCACGCTGGTGGAGCGTAACCTGTCACGGCTTAAATTGTGA